A portion of the Oreochromis niloticus isolate F11D_XX linkage group LG10, O_niloticus_UMD_NMBU, whole genome shotgun sequence genome contains these proteins:
- the LOC100704426 gene encoding septin-5 isoform X1, translating into MEHMSSPVRFRSNKKASTFSGKELSSLSIRDQEDMQYPYAMRDLPLMSHSGEQHQRPGHYGAEGIGSPINGRHLSLPGTPSLVRTIPFHPGGSPAVPPRHNHMGLDPEFQQLPLRRQIVSQVSLDSPLSPSMRPRSPWGRFDPYDSPEDQDKEYVGFATLPNQVHRKTVKKGFTFTLIVAGESGLGKSTLINSLFLTDLYKDRKVPNAEERISRTVAIIKHTIGIEEKGVKLRLTIIDTPGFGDAVNNTESWRHIEDYIDQQFEQYFRDESGLNRRNIQDNRVHCCLYFISPFGHGLRPLDVDCMRALHEKVNIIPVLAKADSLTPAEVCRKKMKIREEIKQFGINIYQFPECDSDEDEDFKTQEQILKNSIPFAVIGSNVQVESKGRKFRGRVYPWGVVEVENPAHSDFLLLRNMLVRTHMQDLKDVTREIHYENYRAQCIQNMTRMVVLERKRSLREKYRDVSEADFPLPLAVADTEKERLIYEKDEELRKMQEVLERIQEQMQHSHRGGC; encoded by the exons ATGGAGCACATGTCCTCTCCCGTCAGATTTCGCAGCAATAAAAAAG CTTCAACTTTCTCGGGCAAGGAG TTGTCCAGTCTGTCCATAAGGGACCAGGAGGACATGCAGTATCCTTATGCCATGAGGGATTTGCCTCTCATGTCTCACTCTGGTGAACAGCACCAGAGACCAGGCCACTATGGAGCAGAAGGCATTGGGAGCCCCATCAATGGGAGACACCTCAGCCTTCCTGGGACTCCCTCTCTGGTCCGCACCATCCCCTTCCACCCCGGTGGCTCTCCAGCAGTCCCTCCCAGACATAATCACATGGGACTGGATCCAGAATTTCAGCAGCTACCGCTGAGGAGGCAGATTGTTTCTCAGGTGTCTCTGGACTCGCCGCTCAGCCCTTCCATGCGCCCACGTAGCCCCTGGGGACGCTTCGACCCCTACGACTCTCCTGAG GATCAGGACAAGGAGTACGTAGGTTTTGCCACATTACCAAACCAGGTCCACAGAAAAACTGTGAAGAAAGGCTTCACATTCACACTTATAGTCGCAG GGGAGTCCGGTCTCGGTAAATCCACACTAATCAACAGTTTGTTCCTCACGGATCTTTACAAGGACAGAAAAGTTCCCAATGCTGAAG AGCGGATCAGTCGAACAGTCGCCATCATCAAACACACCATTGGCATTGAGGAGAAAGGAGTCAAACTGAGGCTCACcatcatagacacgccggggtTCGGAGATGCCGTCAACAACACAGAAAG CTGGAGGCACATAGAAGACTACATCGACCAGCAGTTTGAACAGTACTTCAGAGACGAGAGCGGGCTGAACAGAAGAAACAttcaggacaacagagtccaCTGCTGCCTCTACTTTATCTCACCATTCGGACATGG CCTTCGACCTCTGGATGTGGACTGTATGAGGGCGCTTCATGAAAAAGTCAACATAATTCCTGTGTTGGCCAAAGCTGACAGCCTGACACCAGCAGAGGTCTGCAGAAAGAAGATGAAG ATCAGAGAGGAGATCAAGCAGTTTGGGATAAACATCTACCAGTTTCCTGAATGTGATTCAGATGAGGACGAAGACTTCAAGACACAGGAACAGATACTTAAG AACAGCATCCCATTTGCTGTGATTGGGAGTAACGTACAGGTGGAGAGTAAAGGTCGTAAGTTCAGGGGTCGTGTCTATCCCTGGGGCGTGGTAGAAG TGGAGAACCCGGCTCACTCCGACTTCCTGCTGCTGAGGAACATGCTGGTGAGGACGCACATGCAGGATCTGAAGGACGTGACGCGGGAAATTCACTATGAGAACTACAGAGCTCAGTGCATCCAGAACATGACTCGCATGGTGGTGCTGGAGAGGAAACGCAG TTTGCGTGAGAAGTATCGGGATGTTAGTGAGGCAGACTTTCCTCTGCCTCTGGCCGTCGCCGACACTGAGAAGGAAAGACTGATCTATGAAAAGGATGAAGAG ctGAGAAAGATGCAGGAGGTCCTAGAGCGGATTCAGGAGCAGATGCAGCACAGCCATAGAGGTGGCTGCTGA
- the LOC100704426 gene encoding septin-5 isoform X2, which produces MQYPYAMRDLPLMSHSGEQHQRPGHYGAEGIGSPINGRHLSLPGTPSLVRTIPFHPGGSPAVPPRHNHMGLDPEFQQLPLRRQIVSQVSLDSPLSPSMRPRSPWGRFDPYDSPEDQDKEYVGFATLPNQVHRKTVKKGFTFTLIVAGESGLGKSTLINSLFLTDLYKDRKVPNAEERISRTVAIIKHTIGIEEKGVKLRLTIIDTPGFGDAVNNTESWRHIEDYIDQQFEQYFRDESGLNRRNIQDNRVHCCLYFISPFGHGLRPLDVDCMRALHEKVNIIPVLAKADSLTPAEVCRKKMKIREEIKQFGINIYQFPECDSDEDEDFKTQEQILKNSIPFAVIGSNVQVESKGRKFRGRVYPWGVVEVENPAHSDFLLLRNMLVRTHMQDLKDVTREIHYENYRAQCIQNMTRMVVLERKRSLREKYRDVSEADFPLPLAVADTEKERLIYEKDEELRKMQEVLERIQEQMQHSHRGGC; this is translated from the exons ATGCAGTATCCTTATGCCATGAGGGATTTGCCTCTCATGTCTCACTCTGGTGAACAGCACCAGAGACCAGGCCACTATGGAGCAGAAGGCATTGGGAGCCCCATCAATGGGAGACACCTCAGCCTTCCTGGGACTCCCTCTCTGGTCCGCACCATCCCCTTCCACCCCGGTGGCTCTCCAGCAGTCCCTCCCAGACATAATCACATGGGACTGGATCCAGAATTTCAGCAGCTACCGCTGAGGAGGCAGATTGTTTCTCAGGTGTCTCTGGACTCGCCGCTCAGCCCTTCCATGCGCCCACGTAGCCCCTGGGGACGCTTCGACCCCTACGACTCTCCTGAG GATCAGGACAAGGAGTACGTAGGTTTTGCCACATTACCAAACCAGGTCCACAGAAAAACTGTGAAGAAAGGCTTCACATTCACACTTATAGTCGCAG GGGAGTCCGGTCTCGGTAAATCCACACTAATCAACAGTTTGTTCCTCACGGATCTTTACAAGGACAGAAAAGTTCCCAATGCTGAAG AGCGGATCAGTCGAACAGTCGCCATCATCAAACACACCATTGGCATTGAGGAGAAAGGAGTCAAACTGAGGCTCACcatcatagacacgccggggtTCGGAGATGCCGTCAACAACACAGAAAG CTGGAGGCACATAGAAGACTACATCGACCAGCAGTTTGAACAGTACTTCAGAGACGAGAGCGGGCTGAACAGAAGAAACAttcaggacaacagagtccaCTGCTGCCTCTACTTTATCTCACCATTCGGACATGG CCTTCGACCTCTGGATGTGGACTGTATGAGGGCGCTTCATGAAAAAGTCAACATAATTCCTGTGTTGGCCAAAGCTGACAGCCTGACACCAGCAGAGGTCTGCAGAAAGAAGATGAAG ATCAGAGAGGAGATCAAGCAGTTTGGGATAAACATCTACCAGTTTCCTGAATGTGATTCAGATGAGGACGAAGACTTCAAGACACAGGAACAGATACTTAAG AACAGCATCCCATTTGCTGTGATTGGGAGTAACGTACAGGTGGAGAGTAAAGGTCGTAAGTTCAGGGGTCGTGTCTATCCCTGGGGCGTGGTAGAAG TGGAGAACCCGGCTCACTCCGACTTCCTGCTGCTGAGGAACATGCTGGTGAGGACGCACATGCAGGATCTGAAGGACGTGACGCGGGAAATTCACTATGAGAACTACAGAGCTCAGTGCATCCAGAACATGACTCGCATGGTGGTGCTGGAGAGGAAACGCAG TTTGCGTGAGAAGTATCGGGATGTTAGTGAGGCAGACTTTCCTCTGCCTCTGGCCGTCGCCGACACTGAGAAGGAAAGACTGATCTATGAAAAGGATGAAGAG ctGAGAAAGATGCAGGAGGTCCTAGAGCGGATTCAGGAGCAGATGCAGCACAGCCATAGAGGTGGCTGCTGA
- the mntb gene encoding MAX network transcriptional repressor b isoform X1, translating into MSIDTLLEAARYLEWQAQQQQQTTREEEQLEDKELIRREAESKHVELVASPSQPVGANHVTWGDETHRQQPHHLPAPPPPSLPTRQLPIAVIPMVPVVTATPSVPPLPLKTPIAAAAATLNSSPPVKNSSSPPPQPATRQLLCSPQIKVEPSEQLIDVKPGASQLQVQINYPAPISTNGSQHALVPHQAPPTPQPRPNGVTMEEMKGMEGKRRPGGAGTREVHNKLEKNRRAHLKECFETLKKNVPNIDEKKTSNLSVLRSALRYIQTLKRKEKEYEHEMERLAREKIATQQRLAELKNELSQNMDAIEIDRVLRQTIQPEDDQASTSTASEGEDNYEQDMDEDVPAPPAPTPLPKPAPPILQAQPLITPHLAIQHATLPILTSASPAGPPPPQAIAPAPAPGQPPPPPPHPIQAPAMQVQPTVIAHATVSHASVIQAVNNALPANHKHLTHIAPSPGPNSSTPQAITAAPAAPATATHQPITAQPIGHITVHPVAHLGSPLASHLPTLYPQGMSVSQPTMVGHIAHTFAHHTLPHVQANPQANTNGAQVNSATVVSQGSPSLGKPTAVLAPHPQLVGQATVLNPVTMVTVPTFPVSTLKLA; encoded by the exons aagaagagcagcttgaaGACAAGGAGCTCATCAGAAGGGAGGCGGAGTCAAAGCATGTGGAACTTGTGGCCTCACCATCTCAGCCAGTAGGAGCCAACCATGTCACCTGGGGTGATGAAACTCACCGTCAACAGCCGCATCACCTTCCTGCCCCACCGCCCCCGTCTCTACCTACTCGTCAACTCCCCATTGCCGTCATCCCTATGGTGCCGGTTGTCACCGCGACGCCTTCAGTCCCGCCCCTTCCGCTCAAAACGCCGAttgctgcagcagcagcgacGCTCAACAGCTCCCCGCCAGTCAAGAACTCTTCCTCCCCTCCACCTCAGCCGGCGACTCGTCAACTGTTGTGCTCCCCTCAGATCAAAGTGGAACCCAGTGAGCAGCTGATAGATGTAAAGCCTGGAGCATCACAGCTTCAGGTTCAGATCAATTACCCGGCCCCCATCAGCACTAATGGCTCCCAACATGCACTGGTTCCTCATCAGGCCCCACCCACACCTCAGCCACGGCCTAACGGGGTGACCATGGAGGAAATGAAGGGAATGGAAGGGAAGAGGAGACCAGGAGG GGCGGGGACCAGAGAGGTGCACAATAAACTGGAGAAGAACAG GCGAGCGCACTTGAAGGAGTGTTTTGAGACACTGAAGAAAAATGTTCCGAACATTGATGAGAAGAAAACCTCCAACCTCAGTGTTCTCCGCAGCGCTTTGCGTTACATACAG ACTCTGAAGCGCAAGGAGAAGGAGTACGAGCACGAGATGGAGCGTCTGGCTCGAGAGAAGATCGCAACGCAGCAGCGGCTGGCCGAGCTGAAGAACGAGCTCAGCCAGAACATGGACGCCATAGAAATCGACAGAGTCCTCAGACAGACCATCCAGCCAGAGGACGACCAGGCCTCCACGTCCACGGCCTCAG AAGGAGAAGATAATTATGAGCAGGACATGGACGAGGACGTTCCCGCCCCTCCTGCTCCCACGCCCCTCCCCAAACCGGCTCCTCCCATTTTACAAGCTCAGCCGCTCATCACCCCTCACCTGGCGATCCAGCACGCCACACTGCCTATCCTCACCAGCGCCTCCCCCGCGGGTCCCCCTCCACCTCAAGCCATTGCCCCTGCTCCAGCCCCGGGTCAACCCCCACCGCCACCTCCTCATCCTATCCAGGCCCCAGCCATGCAGGTCCAGCCCACCGTCATCGCTCACGCCACCGTCTCCCACGCTTCAGTCATCCAGGCCGTCAATAATGCCCTTCCCGCCAATCACAAACACCTAACGCATATCGCCCCATCACCTGGCCCCAACTCTTCCACCCCTCAGGCGATCACAGCGGCTCCGGCTGCCCCCGCCACCGCCACTCACCAGCCAATAACTGCCCAGCCCATCGGACACATCACTGTCCATCCGGTGGCCCACCTGGGCTCTCCTTTGGCATCCCACCTCCCGACTCTCTACCCCCAGGGCATGTCTGTGTCCCAGCCCACCATGGTGGGCCACATCGCCCACACCTTCGCCCACCACACCCTGCCTCACGTCCAGGCCAATCCTCAAGCTAACACTAACGGCGCCCAGGTGAACAGCGCCACTGTGGTGAGCCAGGGAAGCCCGTCGCTAGGGAAACCCACAGCAGTGCTGGCCCCCCACCCACAGCTGGTTGGACAGGCTACTGTCCTGAACCCTGTCACCATGGTTACAGTCCCAACCTTTCCTGTCAGCACGCTCAAACTGGCCTGA
- the mntb gene encoding MAX network transcriptional repressor b isoform X2 gives MVPVVTATPSVPPLPLKTPIAAAAATLNSSPPVKNSSSPPPQPATRQLLCSPQIKVEPSEQLIDVKPGASQLQVQINYPAPISTNGSQHALVPHQAPPTPQPRPNGVTMEEMKGMEGKRRPGGAGTREVHNKLEKNRRAHLKECFETLKKNVPNIDEKKTSNLSVLRSALRYIQTLKRKEKEYEHEMERLAREKIATQQRLAELKNELSQNMDAIEIDRVLRQTIQPEDDQASTSTASEGEDNYEQDMDEDVPAPPAPTPLPKPAPPILQAQPLITPHLAIQHATLPILTSASPAGPPPPQAIAPAPAPGQPPPPPPHPIQAPAMQVQPTVIAHATVSHASVIQAVNNALPANHKHLTHIAPSPGPNSSTPQAITAAPAAPATATHQPITAQPIGHITVHPVAHLGSPLASHLPTLYPQGMSVSQPTMVGHIAHTFAHHTLPHVQANPQANTNGAQVNSATVVSQGSPSLGKPTAVLAPHPQLVGQATVLNPVTMVTVPTFPVSTLKLA, from the exons ATGGTGCCGGTTGTCACCGCGACGCCTTCAGTCCCGCCCCTTCCGCTCAAAACGCCGAttgctgcagcagcagcgacGCTCAACAGCTCCCCGCCAGTCAAGAACTCTTCCTCCCCTCCACCTCAGCCGGCGACTCGTCAACTGTTGTGCTCCCCTCAGATCAAAGTGGAACCCAGTGAGCAGCTGATAGATGTAAAGCCTGGAGCATCACAGCTTCAGGTTCAGATCAATTACCCGGCCCCCATCAGCACTAATGGCTCCCAACATGCACTGGTTCCTCATCAGGCCCCACCCACACCTCAGCCACGGCCTAACGGGGTGACCATGGAGGAAATGAAGGGAATGGAAGGGAAGAGGAGACCAGGAGG GGCGGGGACCAGAGAGGTGCACAATAAACTGGAGAAGAACAG GCGAGCGCACTTGAAGGAGTGTTTTGAGACACTGAAGAAAAATGTTCCGAACATTGATGAGAAGAAAACCTCCAACCTCAGTGTTCTCCGCAGCGCTTTGCGTTACATACAG ACTCTGAAGCGCAAGGAGAAGGAGTACGAGCACGAGATGGAGCGTCTGGCTCGAGAGAAGATCGCAACGCAGCAGCGGCTGGCCGAGCTGAAGAACGAGCTCAGCCAGAACATGGACGCCATAGAAATCGACAGAGTCCTCAGACAGACCATCCAGCCAGAGGACGACCAGGCCTCCACGTCCACGGCCTCAG AAGGAGAAGATAATTATGAGCAGGACATGGACGAGGACGTTCCCGCCCCTCCTGCTCCCACGCCCCTCCCCAAACCGGCTCCTCCCATTTTACAAGCTCAGCCGCTCATCACCCCTCACCTGGCGATCCAGCACGCCACACTGCCTATCCTCACCAGCGCCTCCCCCGCGGGTCCCCCTCCACCTCAAGCCATTGCCCCTGCTCCAGCCCCGGGTCAACCCCCACCGCCACCTCCTCATCCTATCCAGGCCCCAGCCATGCAGGTCCAGCCCACCGTCATCGCTCACGCCACCGTCTCCCACGCTTCAGTCATCCAGGCCGTCAATAATGCCCTTCCCGCCAATCACAAACACCTAACGCATATCGCCCCATCACCTGGCCCCAACTCTTCCACCCCTCAGGCGATCACAGCGGCTCCGGCTGCCCCCGCCACCGCCACTCACCAGCCAATAACTGCCCAGCCCATCGGACACATCACTGTCCATCCGGTGGCCCACCTGGGCTCTCCTTTGGCATCCCACCTCCCGACTCTCTACCCCCAGGGCATGTCTGTGTCCCAGCCCACCATGGTGGGCCACATCGCCCACACCTTCGCCCACCACACCCTGCCTCACGTCCAGGCCAATCCTCAAGCTAACACTAACGGCGCCCAGGTGAACAGCGCCACTGTGGTGAGCCAGGGAAGCCCGTCGCTAGGGAAACCCACAGCAGTGCTGGCCCCCCACCCACAGCTGGTTGGACAGGCTACTGTCCTGAACCCTGTCACCATGGTTACAGTCCCAACCTTTCCTGTCAGCACGCTCAAACTGGCCTGA